One part of the Mustela erminea isolate mMusErm1 chromosome 11, mMusErm1.Pri, whole genome shotgun sequence genome encodes these proteins:
- the STEAP4 gene encoding metalloreductase STEAP4 isoform X2, with translation MEKTSTGAFPSTMNSSEKQETVCIFGTGDFGRSLALRMLQCDYSIVFGSRNPQKSSLLPNGAAVLSYLEAAQKSDIIILAVHREHYDFLKELTEVLKGKILVDISNNLKIDQYPESNAEYLAQLLPGAHVVKAFNTISAWALQSGALDANRQVFVCGNDSKAKQRVMDVVRTLGLTPLDQGSLLAAKEIENYPLQLFPMWKLPFYLSAILCVFFFCYCVIRDVLYPYANGNQDSTFRLAISIPNRIFPIAALTLLALVYLPGVIAAILQLYRGTKYRRFPDWLDHWMLCRKQLGLVALGFAFLHVLYTLVIPIRYYVRWTLKNRTITQALAKTDDPFSTTTAWLNDSYIALGILGFFLFVLLGITSLPSVSNMVNWREFRFVQPTPWCTVGRNSSVLRVLDGIFLLPT, from the exons ATGGAAAAGACTTCTACAGGTGCATTTCCTTCTACTATGAATTCTTCAGAAAAGCAAGAGACTGTATGTATTTTTGGAACTGGAGATTTTGGAAGATCACTGGCACTCAGAATGCTCCAGTGTgattattctattgtttttggaAGTAGAAACCCACAGAAGTCCAGTTTGCTGCCCAACGGTGCAGCGGTCCTGAGCTACTTAGAAGCAGCCCAGAAATCAGACATCATAATCTTAGCAGTCCACAGAGAGCATTATGATTTTCTCAAGGAACTAACTGAGGtgctcaaaggaaaaatattggTCGACATCAGCAACAACCTCAAAATTGATCAGTATCCGGAATCTAATGCAGAGTACCTCGCTCAATTGCTGCCAGGAGCCCACGTAGTAAAAGCATTTAATACCATCTCAGCCTGGGCTCTCCAGTCTGGAGCACTGGATGCAAATCGGCAG GTGTTTGTCTGTGGAAACGACAGCAAAGCCAAGCAAAGAGTGATGGATGTTGTTCGTACTCTTGGACTTACTCCACTGGATCAAGGATCTCTCCTGGCAGCCAAAGAAATTGAGAACTACCCCCTGCAACTATTTCCAATGTGGAAGCTCCCCTTCTATTTGTCTGCTATTCTGTGTGTCTTCTTCTTTTGCTACTGCGTTATAAGAGACGTACTCTACCCTTATGCCAATGGCAATCAAGACAGCACATTTCGCTTGGCTATTTCCATTCCAAATCGTATCTTTCCGATAGCAGCACTTACATTGCTTGCCTTGGTTTACCTCCCTGGTGTTATTGCTGCCATTCTGCAACTGTACCGAGGGACAAAATACCGCCGATTCCCAGACTGGCTTGACCACTGGATGCTCTGCAGAAAGCAGCTTGGCTTGGTGGCCCTGGGATTTGCCTTCCTTCATGTCCTCTACACACTTGTGATTCCTATTCGTTATTATGTAcgatggaccctgaaaaacagaACCATTACCCAG gcACTAGCCAAGACAGACGATCCATTTAGCACCACTACTGCCTGGCTTAATGATTCGTACATAGCTTTGGGAATCCTTGGATTTTTCCTGTTCGTCCTCTTGGGAATCACTTCCTTGCCATCAGTTAGCAACATGGTCAACTGGAGAGAATTCCGGTTTGTCCAG CCCACACCATGGTGTACGGTGGGAAGAAATTCCTCAGTCCTTCGAGTCTTAGATGGTATCTTCCTTCTGCCTACGTGA
- the STEAP4 gene encoding metalloreductase STEAP4 isoform X1 — protein MEKTSTGAFPSTMNSSEKQETVCIFGTGDFGRSLALRMLQCDYSIVFGSRNPQKSSLLPNGAAVLSYLEAAQKSDIIILAVHREHYDFLKELTEVLKGKILVDISNNLKIDQYPESNAEYLAQLLPGAHVVKAFNTISAWALQSGALDANRQVFVCGNDSKAKQRVMDVVRTLGLTPLDQGSLLAAKEIENYPLQLFPMWKLPFYLSAILCVFFFCYCVIRDVLYPYANGNQDSTFRLAISIPNRIFPIAALTLLALVYLPGVIAAILQLYRGTKYRRFPDWLDHWMLCRKQLGLVALGFAFLHVLYTLVIPIRYYVRWTLKNRTITQALAKTDDPFSTTTAWLNDSYIALGILGFFLFVLLGITSLPSVSNMVNWREFRFVQSKLGYLTLILCTAHTMVYGGKKFLSPSSLRWYLPSAYVIALIIPCTVLVIKFILILPCIDKTLTQIRQGWERTSKPTSNGQYLKQSSICMDSQL, from the exons ATGGAAAAGACTTCTACAGGTGCATTTCCTTCTACTATGAATTCTTCAGAAAAGCAAGAGACTGTATGTATTTTTGGAACTGGAGATTTTGGAAGATCACTGGCACTCAGAATGCTCCAGTGTgattattctattgtttttggaAGTAGAAACCCACAGAAGTCCAGTTTGCTGCCCAACGGTGCAGCGGTCCTGAGCTACTTAGAAGCAGCCCAGAAATCAGACATCATAATCTTAGCAGTCCACAGAGAGCATTATGATTTTCTCAAGGAACTAACTGAGGtgctcaaaggaaaaatattggTCGACATCAGCAACAACCTCAAAATTGATCAGTATCCGGAATCTAATGCAGAGTACCTCGCTCAATTGCTGCCAGGAGCCCACGTAGTAAAAGCATTTAATACCATCTCAGCCTGGGCTCTCCAGTCTGGAGCACTGGATGCAAATCGGCAG GTGTTTGTCTGTGGAAACGACAGCAAAGCCAAGCAAAGAGTGATGGATGTTGTTCGTACTCTTGGACTTACTCCACTGGATCAAGGATCTCTCCTGGCAGCCAAAGAAATTGAGAACTACCCCCTGCAACTATTTCCAATGTGGAAGCTCCCCTTCTATTTGTCTGCTATTCTGTGTGTCTTCTTCTTTTGCTACTGCGTTATAAGAGACGTACTCTACCCTTATGCCAATGGCAATCAAGACAGCACATTTCGCTTGGCTATTTCCATTCCAAATCGTATCTTTCCGATAGCAGCACTTACATTGCTTGCCTTGGTTTACCTCCCTGGTGTTATTGCTGCCATTCTGCAACTGTACCGAGGGACAAAATACCGCCGATTCCCAGACTGGCTTGACCACTGGATGCTCTGCAGAAAGCAGCTTGGCTTGGTGGCCCTGGGATTTGCCTTCCTTCATGTCCTCTACACACTTGTGATTCCTATTCGTTATTATGTAcgatggaccctgaaaaacagaACCATTACCCAG gcACTAGCCAAGACAGACGATCCATTTAGCACCACTACTGCCTGGCTTAATGATTCGTACATAGCTTTGGGAATCCTTGGATTTTTCCTGTTCGTCCTCTTGGGAATCACTTCCTTGCCATCAGTTAGCAACATGGTCAACTGGAGAGAATTCCGGTTTGTCCAG TCCAAACTGGGTTATCTGACCCTGATCTTATGCACAGCCCACACCATGGTGTACGGTGGGAAGAAATTCCTCAGTCCTTCGAGTCTTAGATGGTATCTTCCTTCTGCCTACGTGATAGCACTCATCATTCCCTGTACCGTGCTGGTGATCAAGTTCATCCTCATCCTGCCGTGTATAGACAAGACCCTCACACAAATCCGCCAGGGCTGGGAGAGGACCTCAAAACCAACATCAAATGGACAATATTTAAAGCAAAGTTCAATTTGCATGGACTCTCAGCTCTAG